The Pirellulales bacterium genome contains a region encoding:
- a CDS encoding APC family permease: MGQHQPTDDDQAAGACHDAAELARFGYRQQLARTMGLFSSFAVSFSLISILTGIFTNFGAGLAQVGPAVIWSWVVAVIGQLLVALMVAELAARFPLSGYGYQWATRLIGPRFGYFVGWLLLAQWLAGFPGICKTFAEQIHLALGAVLEAPPSVSWLTVGAITLVTLIHLWGIRLAALVNDFGVVAEIIGAAAITLVLLAIWLGSGTTKMSFLFNSTHLATGSPATWQAFGLSLLLGAWCITGFEAAADLAEETRKPRETVPRAVILSVLSSGIGGFLMLAAFILSIQNLTEIQKSDAPLVEVIHSQVGPTAMTALLVIVTVSIFACGVASMAAVTRLLFALARDNMLPASRILSQVHSKHQTPTYAILTIWLLTCVVVLLLEWQQALDIITSIATVAGYLGYGGIVLAGLVGLRHADWSPGFQLGRWRTLVGVVALVWTAVVVVALTIPNPAAPRPYAPLVATSAAIGVGALFYLLWIRQRIANGTAGPPPLADDGMTEPAEMLAAPETV, from the coding sequence ATGGGCCAGCACCAACCCACAGACGACGACCAGGCAGCGGGCGCCTGCCACGACGCCGCCGAACTGGCGCGGTTCGGCTATCGCCAGCAGCTTGCGCGCACCATGGGCTTGTTTTCCAGCTTTGCCGTCAGCTTCTCGCTGATCTCAATACTCACCGGCATCTTCACCAATTTCGGCGCTGGCCTCGCGCAAGTTGGTCCCGCGGTCATCTGGTCGTGGGTCGTTGCCGTCATCGGACAGTTGCTGGTCGCGCTGATGGTGGCCGAACTGGCGGCCCGCTTCCCGCTATCGGGCTATGGCTATCAATGGGCCACACGATTGATCGGTCCGCGCTTTGGGTACTTTGTCGGCTGGCTTCTCTTGGCGCAGTGGCTAGCTGGCTTTCCCGGCATCTGCAAGACGTTTGCCGAGCAGATCCATCTGGCGCTAGGCGCGGTGCTGGAGGCTCCGCCATCGGTCTCCTGGCTAACCGTTGGCGCCATTACCCTGGTCACACTGATCCATCTGTGGGGTATCCGACTGGCGGCGCTGGTCAACGATTTTGGTGTGGTGGCCGAAATCATCGGCGCGGCCGCCATTACGCTGGTGCTGCTGGCAATCTGGTTGGGCAGCGGCACAACGAAGATGAGCTTCCTGTTCAACAGCACCCATCTGGCCACCGGCTCGCCGGCCACCTGGCAGGCCTTTGGCCTGTCGCTCCTTTTAGGCGCCTGGTGCATCACCGGGTTTGAGGCCGCTGCCGATCTGGCCGAAGAAACCCGCAAACCGCGCGAAACCGTCCCGCGCGCGGTCATCCTCAGCGTGCTCAGTTCCGGCATTGGCGGCTTCTTGATGCTGGCGGCCTTTATTCTCTCGATTCAGAATCTCACCGAGATTCAAAAGAGCGATGCGCCGCTGGTCGAAGTGATTCACTCGCAGGTCGGTCCAACCGCCATGACGGCGCTGTTGGTGATTGTGACCGTATCCATCTTCGCCTGCGGCGTCGCTAGCATGGCGGCGGTCACTCGGTTGCTGTTCGCGCTGGCCCGCGACAACATGCTGCCCGCCTCACGGATTTTGAGTCAGGTACACAGCAAGCATCAAACCCCCACCTACGCGATCCTCACTATCTGGTTGCTCACCTGCGTGGTGGTGCTGCTGCTCGAATGGCAGCAGGCGCTCGACATCATTACCTCCATTGCCACGGTGGCTGGGTACTTGGGCTATGGCGGCATTGTTTTGGCCGGTTTGGTCGGCCTGCGCCACGCCGATTGGAGCCCGGGGTTTCAGCTTGGTCGCTGGCGAACCCTGGTCGGCGTCGTGGCGCTTGTCTGGACGGCCGTCGTGGTGGTGGCGCTGACCATTCCCAATCCGGCCGCGCCTCGTCCCTATGCGCCATTGGTAGCTACCAGCGCCGCAATTGGCGTGGGCGCCTTGTTCTACCTGCTGTGGATTCGCCAGCGCATCGCCAACGGCACGGCCGGCCCACCGCCGCTCGCCGATGATGGAATGACGGAGCCGGCTGAAATGCTAGCGGCGCCAGAGACGGTTTGA
- a CDS encoding protein kinase: MSIDIDLRAADDPSIDSLLDRLESLREQYAEETFAELVALDPLLTNACRASGELAQELQRRLDALDAVNRVVSKRAERYPAIPGYEIHEVLGRGGTSIVYRGTQLSLGREVAIKVIVAGQFASARSRARLHIEAASIARLHHPCIVQVHEAAEFDNLPFMVEELIEGGNLARWANGKSISPDEAARWVKQIAEGVEHAHSRGVLHRDLKPSNILLTTEETPKISDFGLAKLLNEERDLTFTGEPLGTACYMAPEQAIGVDAGPATDIYGLGAILYELLTGEPPHGGANRAETMLLVRGASPTPPRALAGRIPRDLEAVCLKCLEKEPARRYASAQRLAEDLDRFLTGRPTVARPAGPLRRAVKTLRRRPELVWMAALAIMTALATVNSAWGLRREMTAREGEGVIPAMSLVDTSDSAARQHSELEYAVDLREAFDAYQLGDGPRLRGLLDRYRDSTAGVDLRDFAWRYLDRQFSARPSIVDSRHQEGYAIAWSPTEALLATGGKDGHIRLWRGNPLECVGDLAPAIPPGADVCVNDLAFSADGRLLASVSCDKTARIWDVGARREAAPPIRHEKSVTSVALHPSGEWLATGCNDDQVRVWSLADHALVKSLPTTRMTTNRLDFCEHGLLLAATCSSPEKGHTWIWKTSDWQLLNDLPIGAHDLRFMRHSPTLIVGSQDFQISLLYAHTGRAFTTLGVPSDAQSLAVSDDNRWLAAACNDGAVRVWNELSGEARQLIHRHAARMQDLDFSQLHSSLAAISYDGKILLWSEVDPAGGEAMSGKALGPPPGARELDEIDISPTLHWMAQRRPGQQVELWDVRQRHARLRPAPERGVIVFDPNDAAPGVLVAKDSNTARFELWNETATLPAVDASAGQIAVDHLAGTHALLSPDGMLATDSGRWGAQLTSLAPVGDVGDCRLAYCDEHGLVALCAAPAEPLLVDLTTGQRLPLPLNAGDVKSLQFSPDGNWLAVTMSTHEIQLVDTASGQTAHVLPVGFAPISTDFSADSRTLAAAGGSLVVPLWNVATGQRLGDLKGIIGQVRRVRFSGDGLRLGAAVWDSNRALAELYVWGDWDESRAPAAR, from the coding sequence ATGAGCATCGACATCGACTTGAGAGCGGCGGACGATCCTTCGATCGACAGCTTGCTCGATCGGTTGGAGTCGCTGCGCGAGCAATACGCGGAAGAGACCTTCGCGGAGCTGGTGGCGCTTGATCCACTATTGACCAATGCGTGTCGCGCATCTGGCGAGCTGGCGCAAGAGTTACAGCGCCGCCTGGACGCGCTGGATGCGGTGAATCGCGTTGTCAGCAAGCGCGCGGAGCGCTATCCGGCGATTCCTGGTTATGAGATTCACGAAGTGCTAGGGCGCGGCGGCACCAGCATCGTCTACCGGGGCACTCAGTTGTCGTTGGGGCGCGAGGTGGCGATCAAGGTGATTGTCGCGGGGCAATTCGCCAGCGCTCGTTCTCGCGCGCGGCTACACATTGAGGCGGCCAGCATCGCGCGGCTGCACCATCCATGCATCGTGCAGGTACACGAGGCGGCCGAGTTCGACAATTTGCCATTCATGGTCGAGGAATTGATCGAAGGGGGCAATCTGGCGCGATGGGCTAACGGCAAGTCCATTTCGCCGGATGAAGCGGCGCGATGGGTGAAACAGATTGCCGAGGGGGTTGAGCATGCGCACTCGCGCGGCGTGCTGCATCGTGACCTGAAGCCATCGAACATCCTGCTCACCACCGAGGAGACGCCAAAGATCAGCGATTTTGGCTTGGCGAAACTCTTGAACGAAGAGCGCGACTTGACGTTCACGGGCGAACCACTGGGCACGGCCTGCTACATGGCGCCAGAGCAAGCCATTGGCGTCGACGCCGGGCCGGCCACCGATATCTATGGCCTGGGAGCAATTTTGTATGAGTTGCTGACGGGCGAACCGCCACATGGCGGGGCGAATCGCGCCGAGACGATGCTGTTGGTGCGGGGCGCATCGCCTACACCGCCGCGCGCGTTGGCCGGCCGTATTCCGCGCGATTTAGAGGCCGTGTGTCTCAAATGCCTGGAGAAGGAACCGGCGCGGCGCTATGCATCGGCGCAGCGACTGGCGGAGGATTTAGATCGATTTTTGACGGGGCGGCCGACCGTGGCGCGCCCGGCCGGGCCGCTGCGCCGCGCGGTCAAGACGCTGCGGCGGCGTCCGGAATTGGTCTGGATGGCGGCGCTGGCGATCATGACGGCGCTGGCGACCGTCAACAGCGCGTGGGGGCTTCGCCGAGAAATGACGGCGCGCGAAGGTGAGGGCGTTATTCCCGCGATGTCGCTGGTGGATACGTCTGACAGCGCTGCGCGACAGCATAGTGAGTTGGAGTACGCGGTCGATTTGCGCGAGGCGTTCGACGCATACCAATTGGGAGACGGGCCGCGATTGCGAGGACTTTTGGATCGCTATCGCGATTCGACGGCTGGCGTGGACCTGCGAGATTTTGCGTGGCGCTATCTCGATCGGCAGTTTAGCGCGCGGCCGAGCATTGTCGACAGCCGTCATCAAGAGGGTTACGCCATAGCGTGGTCGCCGACTGAGGCTCTGTTGGCGACCGGCGGCAAGGATGGCCACATTCGGCTGTGGCGGGGCAATCCGCTGGAGTGCGTTGGCGATTTGGCGCCAGCAATCCCACCGGGAGCCGATGTATGCGTCAACGACCTGGCGTTTAGCGCCGATGGCCGACTGTTGGCGAGCGTCAGTTGCGACAAGACCGCGCGCATCTGGGATGTTGGCGCGCGGCGCGAGGCAGCGCCGCCGATCAGGCACGAGAAGTCCGTGACGAGCGTGGCGCTGCATCCAAGCGGAGAGTGGCTTGCGACCGGGTGCAACGATGATCAGGTGCGGGTCTGGTCGCTAGCGGACCATGCGCTAGTGAAGTCATTGCCAACCACAAGGATGACCACCAACCGACTCGACTTTTGTGAGCATGGATTGCTGTTGGCCGCGACTTGCTCCAGCCCCGAGAAAGGTCATACATGGATTTGGAAAACTTCGGACTGGCAACTGTTGAATGATCTTCCGATCGGGGCGCATGACCTCCGCTTTATGAGACACTCGCCGACGCTGATTGTCGGTTCGCAAGATTTTCAGATCTCGCTCTTGTACGCCCATACAGGTCGCGCATTCACCACGCTGGGGGTGCCGAGCGATGCCCAGTCGCTGGCGGTCTCCGATGACAATCGCTGGCTGGCCGCGGCGTGTAACGACGGCGCTGTGCGCGTGTGGAATGAACTATCGGGGGAGGCGAGGCAGTTGATTCATCGGCACGCGGCGCGCATGCAGGACCTGGATTTTTCACAATTGCACAGCAGTTTGGCGGCCATCAGTTACGACGGGAAAATCCTGCTTTGGAGCGAAGTTGATCCAGCGGGGGGCGAAGCGATGTCTGGCAAAGCGCTGGGGCCGCCGCCGGGGGCGCGGGAATTGGATGAAATCGATATTTCGCCGACGCTCCATTGGATGGCGCAGCGGCGTCCTGGTCAGCAAGTGGAACTGTGGGACGTGCGTCAGCGGCACGCGCGTTTGCGGCCGGCGCCAGAGCGGGGAGTCATTGTGTTCGATCCGAACGACGCGGCGCCCGGCGTCCTGGTCGCGAAGGACTCGAACACCGCGCGGTTCGAATTGTGGAACGAAACTGCCACGCTGCCGGCGGTGGATGCCTCGGCTGGTCAGATCGCGGTGGATCATCTGGCGGGGACGCACGCGCTATTGTCGCCAGACGGCATGTTGGCAACCGATAGCGGTCGCTGGGGCGCCCAATTGACTTCGCTTGCTCCCGTCGGCGACGTGGGCGACTGCCGCCTGGCATATTGCGACGAGCACGGACTGGTGGCGCTTTGCGCCGCGCCAGCGGAGCCGTTGTTGGTCGATCTGACGACCGGACAGCGACTGCCGCTGCCGCTGAATGCGGGCGATGTCAAATCGCTTCAATTCTCACCCGACGGTAATTGGTTGGCAGTGACCATGTCGACGCATGAGATTCAGCTCGTCGACACCGCCAGCGGGCAAACAGCGCATGTGCTGCCTGTTGGGTTCGCTCCGATTTCAACCGACTTTTCCGCTGACAGTCGCACCTTGGCCGCCGCTGGCGGATCCTTGGTGGTTCCGTTATGGAATGTGGCCACTGGGCAGCGACTAGGCGATTTGAAGGGGATCATTGGACAGGTGCGGCGGGTGCGCTTTTCCGGCGATGGCTTGCGCCTGGGCGCCGCGGTTTGGGACAGCAATCGTGCGCTGGCCGAACTGTATGTGTGGGGCGATTGGGACGAAAGTCGCGCCCCGGCCGCGCGGTGA
- a CDS encoding sigma-70 family RNA polymerase sigma factor produces the protein MAIAADTSRVTHLIERLADGDDRAREELIRFAESRLRNLASRMLRGNCLRRWERTDDVLQQTLLRLTRRLSDLRATNTAMFLAFAAQNMRHALIDLARHYYGPTGWGANYLSDAPSVDGRSSEAEALDRQPGPEGRLDQAERWGRLYGAIDGLPDEERQVVDLVWLHDLPQAEVAVLLGVAEKTVGRRWRRARLRLHDALAGEMPLL, from the coding sequence ATGGCCATTGCGGCCGATACTTCGCGCGTGACACATCTGATTGAGCGGCTCGCCGATGGAGACGATCGCGCGCGCGAGGAGCTCATTCGATTCGCCGAGTCACGACTGCGCAATCTGGCGTCGCGGATGTTGCGCGGCAACTGCCTTCGCCGTTGGGAAAGAACCGACGACGTGCTGCAACAAACGCTGCTGCGGCTGACGCGGCGACTCTCTGACTTGCGCGCGACGAACACGGCGATGTTCCTGGCCTTTGCCGCGCAGAATATGCGGCACGCGCTCATCGACTTGGCGCGACACTATTATGGTCCCACGGGCTGGGGCGCCAACTACTTGAGCGATGCTCCATCGGTCGATGGTCGCAGTTCTGAAGCGGAGGCGCTCGATCGTCAGCCGGGCCCTGAAGGACGGCTCGATCAGGCCGAACGCTGGGGCCGGCTGTATGGCGCGATTGATGGACTGCCGGACGAGGAGCGGCAGGTAGTCGACCTCGTTTGGTTACACGATTTGCCGCAGGCGGAGGTGGCGGTGCTGTTGGGCGTGGCCGAGAAGACCGTAGGACGTCGCTGGCGGCGGGCGCGATTGCGGCTGCACGACGCGTTGGCGGGCGAAATGCCGCTCCTGTAG
- a CDS encoding DUF1569 domain-containing protein, with translation MAIDQSRRDTGKVRGRRKLRYQSFDEVLAEARRLHATPHRQLGNWTLPMILQHLANGIHGSIDGGTFNVKWYYKLIGPYVIKPMLVKGPFPAGFRLPRAAEARLVAQPDVDYDAAMTALEQAVERLKREPQRGKHPVAGKLTRDEWDQFHLRHAEMHLSFLVDQ, from the coding sequence ATGGCCATCGATCAATCCCGGCGCGACACCGGCAAAGTTCGCGGACGTCGCAAGCTTCGCTATCAATCGTTCGACGAGGTGTTGGCCGAAGCCCGGCGTCTGCACGCTACTCCACATCGGCAACTCGGCAACTGGACCTTGCCGATGATCCTCCAGCACCTGGCCAACGGCATTCACGGCTCCATCGACGGGGGCACGTTCAACGTCAAGTGGTATTACAAGCTGATCGGCCCCTATGTCATCAAGCCCATGCTGGTCAAAGGGCCGTTCCCGGCGGGATTCCGTTTGCCACGCGCTGCCGAGGCGCGACTCGTGGCCCAGCCCGACGTCGACTACGACGCCGCGATGACAGCGCTAGAACAAGCCGTCGAGCGATTAAAGCGCGAACCCCAGCGCGGCAAGCACCCCGTGGCGGGCAAGCTCACCCGCGACGAATGGGACCAGTTCCACCTGCGCCACGCCGAGATGCATCTCAGCTTCTTGGTCGACCAATAG
- a CDS encoding phosphotransferase translates to MNDETPIRELVTRFWPPHCLPSETEFLGSAGGFSGARFWRWQSPAGHWCLRQWPLEHPTPSRLQLVHSVLRHAGAKGFTQLPLPVVTASGESFVRWRGHLWELTPWLPGRADFHDRPTSDRLVAALETLARFHVAVADFEPHAAGPSPGLAERREWTARLLGGELELLRRATVQCPLGELGDLPARILGVAAQRLGAIQRELRDAQAMVVPLQPAIRDIWHDHVLFADDRVAGIVDFGALRFESVAGDVARLTGSLVGNDRAQWQTAMIAYERLRPLSEVERALVSIFDRSGVVLSGLSWIQWLFMEDRQFEDLSAVRSRLMQIVARLER, encoded by the coding sequence ATGAATGACGAGACACCGATTCGGGAGTTGGTGACAAGGTTTTGGCCGCCGCATTGCCTGCCAAGCGAGACGGAGTTCCTCGGTTCGGCGGGCGGTTTCAGCGGGGCTCGCTTCTGGCGTTGGCAGTCGCCGGCAGGGCATTGGTGTCTACGGCAATGGCCACTAGAGCATCCCACGCCGAGCCGACTTCAGCTCGTACACTCCGTCCTACGGCATGCGGGGGCAAAAGGTTTTACCCAGTTGCCCCTGCCGGTAGTTACGGCCAGCGGGGAATCATTTGTTCGTTGGCGGGGGCACTTGTGGGAGTTGACCCCCTGGCTGCCTGGCAGGGCCGATTTTCATGATCGGCCAACGTCCGATCGGCTGGTGGCCGCCTTGGAGACTCTGGCTCGGTTTCATGTGGCGGTTGCGGACTTTGAGCCGCATGCGGCCGGGCCAAGCCCTGGACTGGCAGAGCGGCGCGAGTGGACCGCGCGGCTCTTGGGGGGCGAGTTGGAACTGTTACGTCGCGCGACGGTCCAATGCCCATTGGGTGAGCTGGGAGATTTGCCCGCACGGATTTTGGGCGTGGCTGCGCAGCGGCTTGGCGCCATCCAGCGCGAGTTGCGAGATGCGCAGGCCATGGTGGTTCCGCTCCAGCCAGCGATTCGCGATATCTGGCACGATCATGTGCTGTTTGCAGATGATCGCGTTGCGGGCATTGTCGATTTTGGAGCGCTGCGCTTTGAAAGTGTGGCAGGCGACGTGGCGCGATTGACGGGAAGCCTGGTCGGCAACGACCGTGCCCAATGGCAAACGGCGATGATCGCTTATGAGCGGCTGCGGCCGTTATCGGAAGTGGAGCGGGCGCTGGTGAGCATTTTCGATCGCTCGGGAGTTGTGTTGTCGGGACTGAGTTGGATCCAATGGCTGTTTATGGAAGATCGCCAATTTGAAGATTTGTCCGCGGTGCGAAGTCGACTAATGCAAATTGTCGCCCGACTGGAGCGATAG